AGTTCAGACCTAAATCTGTGTTTAAAATCATTGTGTGAACCAAGCGCCAAAATTTTAAGTCCATATGCATTATTATTGACAATGTAACAGGGGATTTGTCGAAAAAATGGGAAAGCGATAACCAGGGTGATGATGAATGATATGTACATCACATGACTAGACACTAATCGACACTATAAATCGTTGTCATTatatttctaatttatGTTAATTTTCAATCATTTACCAACCCCAAACTAACCCAGTAACCACAGTTTCAATTATTCTAATAGCtagtaataaatatacatgATGAATACCACAGACTAACTTCAATGACAGAGagaaaaattaataaataaattaaaagaCGAGTTAAAACGCATTTTATGTGATAGTTAGATGCAATATTGTTTCCGGCCCATTTGTTATGTTGGTGATAGCTCGTGGCACCTAAGTGCAATTACGATCCCACCTATTGATATTGTGTGACATCAGGTTGTAGTAGCCAAGGCGTATTTGCTTAACATTTACTGAGTGACTATTCAAAAGTTACACTACTTGCAACCGCAGCACATCTGTCtaactaatttttgttatgtATCCATAAATTTAGGTAAGCTGAATTTCCGCACTGAATCTTTTACACAGTAGCacatttattaaacatCTGTGTACACACATAATATCTAGGTAAAATGGATACATATGACgttcaaaattttggccATCAGGATTCAGGCTATTCCTACCAACAGGAAGTGGAAATGGACGGCTTCAATGCACACATTGACccacaatatataattgaaaatgactCGTGCTCACCTAGGGGCGAGATACACTCTCCTTTCATTGGGTTTTTCTCATCAAAATTCCTACGCACTGGATTTATACTCCAGGTCATATCACTATCCCTCATGTTCGTTTTCTATTGGGCGTTTGGAGGCAGCGGTATCTTCATTTTCGACCTATATGCAGCCTCAGAAAATGTCAAGCTTAGTCAATCATTCCACCTCACTGTATCCACTTTGATGGGAATTTACATCACTGGTACGTTATATATAGCCCTATTTCAGGTATTCGTAGCGGATAATAGCAAGTAtgcattaatttatatttaggCTCGTCAGAGGGTTTAGGGCGGGGTCCAAAATATTATCAGCGGCTGTTACACTGGATTTCATCTCATCAGTGCTAAGAATGGTACAGTACATTTACGCCTATTACTACATGAGCATGAAATGGTGGACCAAGTATCAACAGACGAAGGCGGATTGgattttttttcaattcGGCAGTTTCATCAACAGTTTCAGCTTGATCATGTATGGAGCCTCCTTTTTCTATTTGGAAGCTTATCATGATGAAGGTACACACGAAGAATATGCTTGGATTAATATGATTCTCTTTGGTTTATCCGGATTGGCCGAATTATTGATGGTTTTCACTGGATTCGGTTCACTATTTAGCGTATTATTGCTAGTATCAATTATAAGTGGTACTGTTTGGTCAATGTCTTTTGAGCCTCTGTTGGAGAAGTGGTCACCGGCTTTACATAGCCGTGATGTGAATGCGGATTTCATGCCAGATTCCAAGGAATGCAATCAGGGTTATGGATCTGACTCGACTTACTACCAAATGCAATCTATAGCCGAAGGACCGATGGATCATATGAGCGCTTACGGCCCGGGTATGGAAGATTACCAACACCAATAGCCCTACCGACTGTATATTAGTTTATCTACTCAAAATCACCACATACCAGTtaattatcacaattaataaaatcgTTAAATTAGTCAATTCGCGACTATAGTACTTGTGCTAGAGCCTTTgagtaaataattagtgCCTGATCATCCGGTGTTGAATCTACATTCACATCCAACCCATTGTGGGTGCTTATCAGTGATTTTAGTAAGTGTCTACTGCGATTAGTTATTTGTCTTGTGATATTAAAGCcactaaataattgctaaatGAAATTCAGTTTACCGTATTCTTTCCACCATTTCTCTTACTTTGTAATATAATCTCCAATGCCTTaactatcaatttttttctGTGTTTACAAGGCATTGATATTCTATTACTACATATCCATGAAATATCGTTATAGATGTGCTTATTGTACAAGCAGAATATATTGCATTTGCAAGTCGCAACATGCTGATTTGTGTATGTAATTTCTGTGCCACTTTTTACATGGATATGTGGGgatatgtaattattacatatattgttatttataatcCAATAGCCCTTATCGACTGAAAATTCAACACGATCCTGTAGTGAAGCACATTTATTATCTATCTTAGTTGCAATCAAATCCAGATGAATCAAGTTAGGTTTGGTTGCGTGAGGGTTATTTATCGTAAGATCATCCAGAGATTGGGcaatcaatttcattgaaGATACAATATCGTATCTATCGATATATGTACATTTTAATCCATCATCAGCTCCACCGCAACAACTGTTGAACTCAATATTTGATTCTGGAAAATTGATTTGCTTTGTAAAAGAAACAGCATAATACCATGTCAGATTTATAAGTCTATCACACAATTTGTTACTAAATCAGTTGTTAATTACCTAATAAAATGTATAGGTATTTGGCCTAACTGCGATAGTATGTCTAATGCGATTGATTGAATTCTATATACGACAAGTGCTGCTAATTTTGGGTCAATGCTTAACCTAGATCCCAAAGATAAGGTACTGACAGTACCATCTTGTTCACTGATCGTAGAGGGTAGTGATAGGTAGTATTGACCATAAAAATACCGCAGTGAAttgcaattaattgtaaGTGCATCTGCATCAATTAGCGAAATGAccaatataattagttgGGTTAAGTTACTTTTAAAGTTCAAGTTGACCCTAGTTTGTATTGCATCTTTGTTACACATCTTGATTTGCCCATTATTAACCTTACACACTGGAgtttttataatacaaaCACATTTATTCTTCAAAGTGCTATCCCACCCTGCAAGTTTAATTGCACAATCTAAAAATTCTAGCAACATAATTCTGAGTTCATACGCGGGAGGAGGGGGAAATAAAGTTGTTGATGTTATCtttattacacatttacaatACATTTCATTTTTGTACACAACTTTTGTTTGCGGATGTTCTTTATCATGGTAAAATTCACTTAAATTATAAGATGATATTAAGAATTTTAAATGCGCAACTCTTGCAAAGGCGTTTACAAATTTcgtataaattttgttgtcAGATTGGGCAAAAGAGACATCGCTGcctaatttacaatataataattcttTGATTATAGTGTTAcacaatttcaaatattcaCAGATGATACAAGCGATTATTCCACAATCACTAAGTGGCGAATATTTGGAACTTTCGCCGAATTTATCCAGAAATAGAAACGGATTGACTTCAGAATCACATGTAAATTGCGCCAAAAACACATTCAATTGGGAAACTAATTTGGTAAAAAATAACACCTTTCCCTCTGTTATCAATTGCACTGCCAGTCTGGGTAGGTGTTTAATgtatatgtgtaaaaagTGGAATGTTTTTATTAGATAATATGCGGCATTAGGGGAATATATCTTCCTTTCCAAATTACTTAAGAGTATCTTAACTACCTTTAAAAATGCGTTAGTTTGTTTTAAATCTTTAGATGATTCGTAAACGCTATATACATCGTTGGACAGCCGCAGCAACTTTTGTTGCTTGCGTCTGCTTATCCATTTGGGCAGACCATAAACATGTGTATCCAACAAAGACCCAATGTCACTTAAGAATCTAGTGCCGACAGACATATCTGTTGACATTGGACTGGATTCAACAACAGCCTTGTGCCATTGCACAACACAAGTTAATGCGTAGGGTATAACATAGATGGTAGGGCAATATACATAATGATGAGTTTGGAATATATAACTTTAAGATGATAGAGTTTATTTTGATGATCAACAAGCAGGGGCACACCCGAATGAGTCAGTACTACATTAAAATACCTCTCAAAGATAGGGTAACATTGGAATATGAACTAATTCGCATATGTCTAAAAAGATCAGATGATCAGTGCTCCTTCTTTTATTTGCGAGAACACAAGATAATTTATCGCAGATACGCTAGTTTGTATCTAATAGTAGGTTCAACAGAGGATTCCAATGAATTGGGCCTATACGAGTTCATTCATAACATTGTAGAgatttttgacaaatattttaaaagtGTATGTGAACTGGAtataatgtttaatttgGAAAAGGTTCATTTTATCCTTAACGAAATGATCATCGATGGGCGAATAATCGGCACTAACAAGACAAATGTCCTATACCCATTACATTTGTTAGACAAAGTTAACAAAGGGCAGACTTGATGACCTtttgtaattgtaaaaaaattagtgGGTTCCACAGTAACCCAAGATATTATtagttaaattttgtttggAAATTTCTTGatctaacaaattaaatagcTCATTGTCAACTGGCACATGATTATGTATCTTCTCAGTACCAATTAGGTTatagtataaaattttggcatCCCTGTAGGCAATTGATTCCAATATATGTTTGACATTCGTGTCTCCAATCGCGGAGCTTAGCAAATCAATCGCTTTATGCATACTTGTGTCACTTGATGCCAAATTCAAAGAAAATCTTTCATCAAACAAAGTTATATCACTTAGTGATACAGGTAGGATGCAGATCAAGTATTTATCCATTGTTGTGCCTAGTGACCTGATGATTCTATCCAACACATTCATCAATTCTGAGttcaaatttgcaattggATGTAGTTTCAAATTTAGCCACTGTTCAAGCCACTTCTTGATTTCACcatttgtgataaatggGATACATATGACCTTGTTTCTGTTTACTACAGATagaatatcaaattcagaAGTTCCACCGTGAGTAAAATACGATAAGTTACATTCATCACCAATTATCATATgataaatgttataattatttttgccAATGCCGCATTCACTTACAATGATATCTATTATCGCAATTAATTTACTTGGTTCTGAAGTGTTTAGTGAAATAGTATCTAGAAAACATACAATGTAACTATCATTTACATCAAAAACATTATCTATCATTATACCATCCACGATTGTTACATGGGCCCTAATCAACTTTTTGTTTATACAGCAACAGTAACTATTGAGTAATCGGATTAAACCGATGGAATCCATAAACAAAACGTTATATATCAAGCCAGAATTGTTGTAGATATTTACTCTCAATCTACTTTCAAGTCTAGCTACCAAATCCTGTCGCATGatcaattgttttaaatgcGCGGTGGATTGTTTATCCTGTACACATTGTATTACTGCGTTATATCCTATCTTTGCCATACTAATATCCAAACTTTCACTTGAATTGGGCGATAAATCAACATTTTCTTCATCAGAATCATCACTCCAATACAGATTATCCACCAAAACCAGATCATTTAACATACTACATTCGTAGCGCGTATAGTCAGACATTTTTACTCCATTAAAACTGTTCATTACTGCGTATTCAgacaatgaaaaattaacaacatTTGTTGTACCAaaatcatataatttggcTGATGTAGCATTTATATAATCCAAGAAATCATCGTTGTAAGTCCTAATCCCACCGTTACTAACGGAGTTACTGTAGTATGAGGTGTATATATCTTTGAGTGACCTGTAGTCATTCGGAGAAATGATAGAAGATGAATTGtagaaatattttgcaatgtCTAGAAGCTTGTaacttttcaaaaaattacaaatatcatCCTCACTAAACCTCCTGCTACTCCATTGCTtattttccaaatcaaTATGCATTACACCTCAAACTCACACTGTTACACACTTACACAATCAAATACATCATTCACATACAATTTCATGGTACATATGGTGACCAACAGCACAAGGTATCTGTTATGATCACCCTATGTACAATAACATATCCCTATAGTATGCATGTTGAAGTATAAGCCGTTGTGTATATGTCTTACTAACGTAATTCgctaaaattttacactaAGATAGCTAGTATTGGCtttaaataactaaatggaaaataatcaaacgtgaatatatttttatgtgCTTTGGAAGcgattaaaaattaagtgACTGAATTAAAGTAGTTCAGAAATATTCATGGGCATTTCGTCTATCTGCGTTGAATAATATTGTTCAATATCCCTCAAAATCCTAATGTCATCATCCTAAGTCATACAGATCGGCTTActtttacaaaattaatggCAACTCCCTTTCGCCCAAATCGACCTGACCTTCCTATGCGGTGAATATAACTTTCTCTACTATTGGGCAAATCATAGTTTACAACCAGTGAAACCTGTTGAACATCCAAACCTCGACCCCAAAGGTCGGTTGATATCAATACTCGAGTTTCTCCTTTACGAAACTGGATCATGATCTCGTCCCTTTCCTTTTGGGTCATATCTCCATGCATTTTTGAGACCTAAATCACACTAGTTCTCActgtaaaattgttatctTCCATACGCTTAGCCAGCCAATCTACTTTGGCCTTGGTGTTGCAAAACACAACAGCTTGGGTGATAATTAATGACTCGTATAAATCGCATAGCGTGTCATATTTCCACTGCTCTTTCTCAATGGATACGAAGAATTGTTTAATCCCTTCCAGGGTCAATTCATCACGTTTAACTAACACGCGGAGGGGATTGttcataaattttgagGTCATTTCTAGGATTTCATGGGGAAGTGTAGCAGAAACTACTACCACTTGCGTACTAGGCGGCAAATAACGGTATATAGAATATACTTGTTCCTTAAATCCTCTATTTAACATCTCATCAGCTTCGTCGAGTATTAGCTGCTTAATGTGCCTAGTGTTAAGATGTCTTTGGTTAATCATGTGCGAAACACGACCAGGGGTACCagaaataatttgtacTCCTGATTCACAAGCTTTAATATCATCCGATAACTTTTTTCCACCAATACAACAGTGAATTTGCACATTCAAATAATCACCTAGGGCCAAACAAACTTTTTGTGATTGTTCCGCCAGTTCTCTTGTTGGTGATAATAACAACACTTGTGTCTCTCTCAGCGTAGGATCTGCAGCTTCTAGAGCTCCGATACAAAAAACACAGGTCTTCCCTGTACCACTTTGTGattgaattattatatCCCGGCCAGAAAGGATAGGTTTAATAGCTCTTTGTTGTACAGCAGAGGGTCTATCAAATCCATAGGCAAAAACTCCTCTAAGAATTTCCTCCTTGAGACCCATAGCATCAAATGATTCTATAACCGAACATTCCTCGGATGTTTCAAACACAAGTTTATCATCGCCATCATTTACACCCATCTTAAAAATTTCTCCACGGCTATTTCCACGGCCTTTTGGGGCAAAGTATATGTATTTAAGTAGTTAAGTGATAATTGCTAGATTACTATTGGGCCACTAATCTTACCCTACATATCGGCATAAACCTAACCACAGCACTAATGCCTTGATATGTTTAATAGGCACCGATGGCCAATATATGCATATGAAACCCTTTCTACAGTCATTCCAAGGTTATGCATAAATGGGAATCCTTACACAGTTGTAGCCAATGTATTATTCCACTGCTCAGACACAATAATTGATCATAATGTTGATACT
The DNA window shown above is from Babesia microti strain RI chromosome III, complete genome and carries:
- a CDS encoding EIF4A3, FAL1, ATP-dependent RNA helicase (overlaps_old_locusTagID:BBM_III03695) gives rise to the protein MGVNDGDDKLVFETSEECSVIESFDAMGLKEEILRGVFAYGFDRPSAVQQRAIKPILSGRDIIIQSQSGTGKTCVFCIGALEAADPTLRETQVLLLSPTRELAEQSQKVCLALGDYLNVQIHCCIGGKKLSDDIKACESGVQIISGTPGRVSHMINQRHLNTRHIKQLILDEADEMLNRGFKEQVYSIYRYLPPSTQVVVVSATLPHEILEMTSKFMNNPLRVLVKRDELTLEGIKQFFVSIEKEQWKYDTLCDLYESLIITQAVVFCNTKAKVDWLAKRMEDNNFTVSKMHGDMTQKERDEIMIQFRKGETRVLISTDLWGRGLDVQQVSLVVNYDLPNSRESYIHRIGRSGRFGRKGVAINFVKDDDIRILRDIEQYYSTQIDEMPMNISELL
- a CDS encoding glideosome associated protein with multiple membrane spans 2 (GAPM2) (overlaps_old_locusTagID:BBM_III03675) — its product is MDTYDVQNFGHQDSGYSYQQEVEMDGFNAHIDPQYIIENDSCSPRGEIHSPFIGFFSSKFLRTGFILQVISLSLMFVFYWAFGGSGIFIFDLYAASENVKLSQSFHLTVSTLMGIYITGTLYIALFQVFVADNSKLVRGFRAGSKILSAAVTLDFISSVLRMVQYIYAYYYMSMKWWTKYQQTKADWIFFQFGSFINSFSLIMYGASFFYLEAYHDEGTHEEYAWINMILFGLSGLAELLMVFTGFGSLFSVLLLVSIISGTVWSMSFEPLLEKWSPALHSRDVNADFMPDSKECNQGYGSDSTYYQMQSIAEGPMDHMSAYGPGMEDYQHQ
- a CDS encoding hypothetical protein (overlaps_old_locusTagID:BBM_III03690), producing MHIDLENKQWSSRRFSEDDICNFLKSYKLLDIAKYFYNSSSIISPNDYRSLKDIYTSYYSNSVSNGGIRTYNDDFLDYINATSAKLYDFGTTNVVNFSLSEYAVMNSFNGVKMSDYTRYECSMLNDLVLVDNLYWSDDSDEENVDLSPNSSESLDISMAKIGYNAVIQCVQDKQSTAHLKQLIMRQDLVARLESRLRVNIYNNSGLIYNVLFMDSIGLIRLLNSYCCCINKKLIRAHVTIVDGIMIDNVFDVNDSYIVCFLDTISLNTSEPSKLIAIIDIIVSECGIGKNNYNIYHMIIGDECNLSYFTHGGTSEFDILSVVNRNKVICIPFITNGEIKKWLEQWLNLKLHPIANLNSELMNVLDRIIRSLGTTMDKYLICILPVSLSDITLFDERFSLNLASSDTSMHKAIDLLSSAIGDTNVKHILESIAYRDAKILYYNLIGTEKIHNHVPVDNELFNLLDQEISKQNLTNNILGYCGTH
- a CDS encoding AP-4 complex subunit sigma-1 (overlaps_old_locusTagID:BBM_III03685), with the translated sequence MIEFILMINKQGHTRMSQYYIKIPLKDRVTLEYELIRICLKRSDDQCSFFYLREHKIIYRRYASLYLIVGSTEDSNELGLYEFIHNIVEIFDKYFKSVCELDIMFNLEKVHFILNEMIIDGRIIGTNKTNVLYPLHLLDKVNKGQT
- a CDS encoding hypothetical protein (overlaps_old_locusTagID:BBM_III03680); amino-acid sequence: MSTDMSVGTRFLSDIGSLLDTHVYGLPKWISRRKQQKLLRLSNDVYSVYESSKDLKQTNAFLKVVKILLSNLERKIYSPNAAYYLIKTFHFLHIYIKHLPRLAVQLITEGKVLFFTKLVSQLNVFLAQFTCDSEVNPFLFLDKFGESSKYSPLSDCGIIACIICEYLKLCNTIIKELLYCKLGSDVSFAQSDNKIYTKFVNAFARVAHLKFLISSYNLSEFYHDKEHPQTKVVYKNEMYCKCVIKITSTTLFPPPPAYELRIMLLEFLDCAIKLAGWDSTLKNKCVCIIKTPVCKVNNGQIKMCNKDAIQTRVNLNFKSNLTQLIILVISLIDADALTINCNSLRYFYGQYYLSLPSTISEQDGTVSTLSLGSRLSIDPKLAALVVYRIQSIALDILSQLGQIPIHFISNKLCDRLINLTWYYAVSFTKQINFPESNIEFNSCCGGADDGLKCTYIDRYDIVSSMKLIAQSLDDLTINNPHATKPNLIHLDLIATKIDNKCASLQDRVEFSVDKGYWIINNNICNNYISPHIHVKSGTEITYTNQHVATCKCNIFCLYNKHIYNDISWICSNRISMPCKHRKKLIVKALEIILQSKRNGGKNTQLFSGFNITRQITNRSRHLLKSLISTHNGLDVNVDSTPDDQALIIYSKALAQVL